A genomic segment from Antedon mediterranea chromosome 6, ecAntMedi1.1, whole genome shotgun sequence encodes:
- the LOC140051347 gene encoding uncharacterized protein gives MMAADQELMHRVKQEMETDTNGVAIPEERGTVIWNYVLTNRLIELWQEQPFLYDINNVYYKDKIVKANALEDIANKMGITVEDVKAKIKGVRSQFVREKKRLRDCTEDDPKPKWPHYSKLTFLENFISAKPGTTNKKDHNEEDKEWMEYEDAPHDYFGNKEYQTQPQPVVEQYVEPQPLPQTPPPPPPPPQPQPVASQLPYSNSPRLSKRPKRKTNESAIVRRYLSMIDKVNRPSNNNVNGNCNNQEIATKTDDDDEIFAKYIATELRTIPDPHVKRSVKLQIHQAIFKAHSITSIPQTSSQPSHPKRRKNYATANHSDGQHGNYYPMNDEDLASTSFSVPSLFTDRVSPNVHMSMGNGEV, from the exons ATGATGGCCGCCGATCAAGAACTGATGCATAGAGTGAAACAAGAAATGGAAACTGACACAAATGGAGTTGCGATTCCAGAGGAAAGGGGGACTGTTATTTGGAACTATGTCTTGACAAACAGATTAATTGAGTTATGGCAAGAACAACCGTTTCTGTACGACATTAATAACGTATATTACAAAGACAAAATTGTGAAAGCAAACGCTTTAGAAGATATAGCAAACAAAATGGGAATCACTG TGGAAGATGTCAAAGCAAAGATCAAAGGTGTACGGAGCCAATTTGTACGTGAAAAAAAGCGTCTTCGAGATTGTACTGAAGATGATCCTAAACCAAAATGGCCCCACTATTCAAAATTGACATTCTTAGAGAACTTTATTTCTGCTAAACCAGGTACTACTAATAAG AAAGATCATAATGAAGAAGATAAAGAATGGATGGAATATGAAGATGCACCACACGACTATTTTGGTAATAAGGAATACCAAACACAACCACAGCCAGTAGTCGAACAATATGTAGAACCTCAACCTCTACCACAAactccaccaccaccaccaccaccaccacaacCACAACCAGTTGCTTCACAATTACCTTATTCAAACTCGCCAAGACTTTCAAAACGACCCAAGagaaaaacaaatgaaagtGCTATTGTACGACGATATCTGTCCATGATTGATAAAGTTAATAGGCCGAGTAACAACAATGTGAATGGTAATTGTAATAACCAGGAAATTGCTACTAAAACAGACGATGATGATGAAATATTTGCTAAGTACATCGCGACGGAGCTACGAACAATTCCAGATCCCCATGTGAAACGGTCTGTGAAACTGCAGATACATCAGGCAATCTTTAAGGCACATTCCATAACAAGCATACCTCAAACCAGCTCGCAACCAAGCCATCCAAAAAGACGTAAGAATTATGCGACTGCGAATCACAGTGATGGGCAACATGGAAACTATTATCCAATGAACGATGAGGATTTAGCTTCAACGTCGTTTTCCGTTCCGTCTTTATTCACAGATAGAGTGAGTCCAAATGTTCATATGTCCATGGGAAATGGAGAAgtttga
- the LOC140051346 gene encoding protein FAM149B1-like isoform X2 encodes MSLDMYIHYITLPRVILKTDADDATSLMVVGRGISSRTENHPLPEKPNDTLPIQYLQNMKEAISNYVSPMTSGRSSPTMTGELNINTNLDSSTGWTSEVSSARSSLFSWEYDEFDKQAAKTVRVLFEEIDRLLYEGQKSQSTTQLHTECQQWNLRFPHLRVLGKQLTPPLDDGFEIIPADAPRPATGSILLDVVDNEGDIGVNEIEELVVTGQKIEPISICPELRGTYLPHLEEEIFESDGLVEEYLAYDCRAGDEDGVCSQHLVRKRREGYPPITPNSSVQNGITLQVFDNVWCRVIHWLKQLVKKHVELGNDKFFIGMSHDLESRDSTMNTVVPTFDPSMSPYPMAPVCRLIDHTHIKLGSSSTRAGTPSFGMASGFGMMTGLDGLMTINAKVIHQRAIDGRDRPQSVLTDDLPLPYHRPLSGVHRPMASSHLRSPSARLRGNSRLKPIDSQRLQSSQLQMEDYVQGKRLNNPNAAERLGSPPQRIPSPSGPWSRNAMLPPIQNEVSAQKENGGSRQGGFPQRSRGRISSAVHMQDDQNRRTKEKLASQFVWESSRPNTTHTFRTDTPVLRRLSTPNGLSLFKQIPPVQPVTNTKSMPGITGVKVKIPGVSSHTMESYSNTQAGFMFMASQGTK; translated from the exons ATGAGTTTGGATATGTACATCCATTATATTACTCTACCAAGAGTTATCTTGAAGACTGATGCAGATGATGCTACCTCGTTGATGGTAGTTGG gAGGGGTATTTCTTCCAGGACAGAAAATCACCCCTTACCGGAGAAACCCAATGATACGCTTCCGATTCAGTACCTTCAGAACATGAAGGAGGCCATCTCTAACTATGTCAGTCCCATGACTAGTGGCAGGTCCTCACCAACAATGACTGGTGAGCTGAACATTAATACCAACCTTGATTCGTCAACTGGTTGGACATCAGAGGTCTCCTCAGCAAGAAGCAGTCTCTTCTCCTGGGAATACGAT GAGTTTGATAAGCAGGCAGCCAAGACAGTGAGGGTACTGTTTGAGGAGATAGATAGGCTGTTGTACGAAGGTCAGAAGAGTCAGAGTACAACCCAGTTACACACTGAATGTCAACAGTGGAACTTACGATTTCCACATTTAAG GGTATTAGGGAAACAGCTTACACCACCTTTAGATGACGGATTTGAAATTATACCAGCTGACGCCCCTCGGCCTGCAACTGGTAGCATATTGCTTGACGTTGTGGACAACGAGGGAGATATTGGGGTCAATGAAATAGAAGA GTTGGTTGTAACTGGACAAAAGATTGAACCAATCAGTATATGTCCTGAGCTTAGAGGAACTTATCTACCACATTTAGAAGAGGAGATATTTGAATCCGATGGTCTTGTGGAAGAGTACCTAGCCTATGACTGCAGGGCAGG AGATGAAGATGGTGTATGCAGTCAACATTTAGTACGTAAGCGGCGTGAGGGCTACCCACCAATCACGCCAAATAGCTCAGTACAAAATGGTATAACATTACAGGTGTTTGACAATGTTTGGTGCCGTGTTATACATTGGCTGAAGCAACTAGTAAAGAAACATGTGGAGTTAGGAAACG ataaaTTTTTTATTGGAATGTCCCATGATTTAGAATCAAGAGACTCAACAATGAACACTGTGGTGCCGACCTTTGACCCATCAATGAGTCCTTATCCAATGGCTCCTGTGTGTCGATTGATTGATCATACGCATATTAAATTAGGTTCATCATCT aCAAGAGCTGGTACGCCCTCGTTTGGAATGGCTAGTGGGTTCGGCATGATGACCGGTCTCGATGGCCTTATGACAATCAATGCTAAAGTAATTCACCAACGTGCCATTGATGGAAGAGACCGCCCTCAATCAGTATTAAC GGATGATCTTCCTCTTCCTTATCACCGTCCATTATCAGGAGTTCATCGGCCAATGGCTAGCAGCCATTTAAGATCACCGTCTGCTAGGCTCAGGGGTAATTCTAGGTTAAAACCAATTGACTCTCAGAGGCTGCAGTCCTCGCAACTTCAAATGGAGGACTATGTACAAGGAAAAAGACT AAATAATCCTAATGCCGCAGAACGTCTAGGTTCTCCTCCCCAGAGGATTCCGTCTCCGTCAGGTCCTTGGAGCCGCAATGCTATGCTGCCACCAATACAAAACGAAGTATCTGCACAAAAAGAAAATGGTGGCAGCAGACAGGGAGGATTT CCACAAAGGTCAAGAGGTCGAATATCCAGTGCTGTCCACATGCAAGATGATCAGAATCGACGGACGAAAGAGAAGTTAGCAAGTCAGTTTGTTTGGGAGTCAAGTAGGCCAAACACTACTCACACATTTAGG ACTGACACACCTGTATTGAGAAGGTTGTCAACACCTAATGGGTTAAGTTTATTTAAGCAAATTCCTCCAGTACAACCAg TAACAAATACCAAAAGCATGCCAGGAATCACAGGTGTAAAGGTGAAAATTCCAGGTGTCAGCTCACACACAATGGAGTCTTACTCTAACACACAAGCTGGCTTTATGTTTATGGCTTCTCAGGGTACTAAATGA
- the LOC140051346 gene encoding protein FAM149B1-like isoform X3, whose protein sequence is MANVKTRSVKTPIMQVRGISSRTENHPLPEKPNDTLPIQYLQNMKEAISNYVSPMTSGRSSPTMTGELNINTNLDSSTGWTSEVSSARSSLFSWEYDEFDKQAAKTVRVLFEEIDRLLYEGQKSQSTTQLHTECQQWNLRFPHLRVLGKQLTPPLDDGFEIIPADAPRPATGSILLDVVDNEGDIGVNEIEELVVTGQKIEPISICPELRGTYLPHLEEEIFESDGLVEEYLAYDCRAGDEDGVCSQHLVRKRREGYPPITPNSSVQNGITLQVFDNVWCRVIHWLKQLVKKHVELGNDKFFIGMSHDLESRDSTMNTVVPTFDPSMSPYPMAPVCRLIDHTHIKLGSSSTRAGTPSFGMASGFGMMTGLDGLMTINAKVIHQRAIDGRDRPQSVLTDDLPLPYHRPLSGVHRPMASSHLRSPSARLRGNSRLKPIDSQRLQSSQLQMEDYVQGKRLNNPNAAERLGSPPQRIPSPSGPWSRNAMLPPIQNEVSAQKENGGSRQGGFPQRSRGRISSAVHMQDDQNRRTKEKLASQFVWESSRPNTTHTFRTDTPVLRRLSTPNGLSLFKQIPPVQPVTNTKSMPGITGVKVKIPGVSSHTMESYSNTQAGFMFMASQGTK, encoded by the exons gAGGGGTATTTCTTCCAGGACAGAAAATCACCCCTTACCGGAGAAACCCAATGATACGCTTCCGATTCAGTACCTTCAGAACATGAAGGAGGCCATCTCTAACTATGTCAGTCCCATGACTAGTGGCAGGTCCTCACCAACAATGACTGGTGAGCTGAACATTAATACCAACCTTGATTCGTCAACTGGTTGGACATCAGAGGTCTCCTCAGCAAGAAGCAGTCTCTTCTCCTGGGAATACGAT GAGTTTGATAAGCAGGCAGCCAAGACAGTGAGGGTACTGTTTGAGGAGATAGATAGGCTGTTGTACGAAGGTCAGAAGAGTCAGAGTACAACCCAGTTACACACTGAATGTCAACAGTGGAACTTACGATTTCCACATTTAAG GGTATTAGGGAAACAGCTTACACCACCTTTAGATGACGGATTTGAAATTATACCAGCTGACGCCCCTCGGCCTGCAACTGGTAGCATATTGCTTGACGTTGTGGACAACGAGGGAGATATTGGGGTCAATGAAATAGAAGA GTTGGTTGTAACTGGACAAAAGATTGAACCAATCAGTATATGTCCTGAGCTTAGAGGAACTTATCTACCACATTTAGAAGAGGAGATATTTGAATCCGATGGTCTTGTGGAAGAGTACCTAGCCTATGACTGCAGGGCAGG AGATGAAGATGGTGTATGCAGTCAACATTTAGTACGTAAGCGGCGTGAGGGCTACCCACCAATCACGCCAAATAGCTCAGTACAAAATGGTATAACATTACAGGTGTTTGACAATGTTTGGTGCCGTGTTATACATTGGCTGAAGCAACTAGTAAAGAAACATGTGGAGTTAGGAAACG ataaaTTTTTTATTGGAATGTCCCATGATTTAGAATCAAGAGACTCAACAATGAACACTGTGGTGCCGACCTTTGACCCATCAATGAGTCCTTATCCAATGGCTCCTGTGTGTCGATTGATTGATCATACGCATATTAAATTAGGTTCATCATCT aCAAGAGCTGGTACGCCCTCGTTTGGAATGGCTAGTGGGTTCGGCATGATGACCGGTCTCGATGGCCTTATGACAATCAATGCTAAAGTAATTCACCAACGTGCCATTGATGGAAGAGACCGCCCTCAATCAGTATTAAC GGATGATCTTCCTCTTCCTTATCACCGTCCATTATCAGGAGTTCATCGGCCAATGGCTAGCAGCCATTTAAGATCACCGTCTGCTAGGCTCAGGGGTAATTCTAGGTTAAAACCAATTGACTCTCAGAGGCTGCAGTCCTCGCAACTTCAAATGGAGGACTATGTACAAGGAAAAAGACT AAATAATCCTAATGCCGCAGAACGTCTAGGTTCTCCTCCCCAGAGGATTCCGTCTCCGTCAGGTCCTTGGAGCCGCAATGCTATGCTGCCACCAATACAAAACGAAGTATCTGCACAAAAAGAAAATGGTGGCAGCAGACAGGGAGGATTT CCACAAAGGTCAAGAGGTCGAATATCCAGTGCTGTCCACATGCAAGATGATCAGAATCGACGGACGAAAGAGAAGTTAGCAAGTCAGTTTGTTTGGGAGTCAAGTAGGCCAAACACTACTCACACATTTAGG ACTGACACACCTGTATTGAGAAGGTTGTCAACACCTAATGGGTTAAGTTTATTTAAGCAAATTCCTCCAGTACAACCAg TAACAAATACCAAAAGCATGCCAGGAATCACAGGTGTAAAGGTGAAAATTCCAGGTGTCAGCTCACACACAATGGAGTCTTACTCTAACACACAAGCTGGCTTTATGTTTATGGCTTCTCAGGGTACTAAATGA
- the LOC140051346 gene encoding protein FAM149B1-like isoform X1 has protein sequence MSLVKSLMMTLHSKDLGLGFQQRFNTRGSVKGRPPTSSSCQSDSLCCLGTVLSVRGISSRTENHPLPEKPNDTLPIQYLQNMKEAISNYVSPMTSGRSSPTMTGELNINTNLDSSTGWTSEVSSARSSLFSWEYDEFDKQAAKTVRVLFEEIDRLLYEGQKSQSTTQLHTECQQWNLRFPHLRVLGKQLTPPLDDGFEIIPADAPRPATGSILLDVVDNEGDIGVNEIEELVVTGQKIEPISICPELRGTYLPHLEEEIFESDGLVEEYLAYDCRAGDEDGVCSQHLVRKRREGYPPITPNSSVQNGITLQVFDNVWCRVIHWLKQLVKKHVELGNDKFFIGMSHDLESRDSTMNTVVPTFDPSMSPYPMAPVCRLIDHTHIKLGSSSTRAGTPSFGMASGFGMMTGLDGLMTINAKVIHQRAIDGRDRPQSVLTDDLPLPYHRPLSGVHRPMASSHLRSPSARLRGNSRLKPIDSQRLQSSQLQMEDYVQGKRLNNPNAAERLGSPPQRIPSPSGPWSRNAMLPPIQNEVSAQKENGGSRQGGFPQRSRGRISSAVHMQDDQNRRTKEKLASQFVWESSRPNTTHTFRTDTPVLRRLSTPNGLSLFKQIPPVQPVTNTKSMPGITGVKVKIPGVSSHTMESYSNTQAGFMFMASQGTK, from the exons ATGTCTCTTGTAAAATCATTGATGATGACTTTACATTCAAAGGATCTTGGCTTAGGTTTTCAGCAAAGGTTTAATACTAGAGGAAGTGTAAAAGGACGACCTCCGACCTCATCCTCGTGCCAGAGTGATTCTTTATGCTGCTTAGGAACTGTATTATCTGT gAGGGGTATTTCTTCCAGGACAGAAAATCACCCCTTACCGGAGAAACCCAATGATACGCTTCCGATTCAGTACCTTCAGAACATGAAGGAGGCCATCTCTAACTATGTCAGTCCCATGACTAGTGGCAGGTCCTCACCAACAATGACTGGTGAGCTGAACATTAATACCAACCTTGATTCGTCAACTGGTTGGACATCAGAGGTCTCCTCAGCAAGAAGCAGTCTCTTCTCCTGGGAATACGAT GAGTTTGATAAGCAGGCAGCCAAGACAGTGAGGGTACTGTTTGAGGAGATAGATAGGCTGTTGTACGAAGGTCAGAAGAGTCAGAGTACAACCCAGTTACACACTGAATGTCAACAGTGGAACTTACGATTTCCACATTTAAG GGTATTAGGGAAACAGCTTACACCACCTTTAGATGACGGATTTGAAATTATACCAGCTGACGCCCCTCGGCCTGCAACTGGTAGCATATTGCTTGACGTTGTGGACAACGAGGGAGATATTGGGGTCAATGAAATAGAAGA GTTGGTTGTAACTGGACAAAAGATTGAACCAATCAGTATATGTCCTGAGCTTAGAGGAACTTATCTACCACATTTAGAAGAGGAGATATTTGAATCCGATGGTCTTGTGGAAGAGTACCTAGCCTATGACTGCAGGGCAGG AGATGAAGATGGTGTATGCAGTCAACATTTAGTACGTAAGCGGCGTGAGGGCTACCCACCAATCACGCCAAATAGCTCAGTACAAAATGGTATAACATTACAGGTGTTTGACAATGTTTGGTGCCGTGTTATACATTGGCTGAAGCAACTAGTAAAGAAACATGTGGAGTTAGGAAACG ataaaTTTTTTATTGGAATGTCCCATGATTTAGAATCAAGAGACTCAACAATGAACACTGTGGTGCCGACCTTTGACCCATCAATGAGTCCTTATCCAATGGCTCCTGTGTGTCGATTGATTGATCATACGCATATTAAATTAGGTTCATCATCT aCAAGAGCTGGTACGCCCTCGTTTGGAATGGCTAGTGGGTTCGGCATGATGACCGGTCTCGATGGCCTTATGACAATCAATGCTAAAGTAATTCACCAACGTGCCATTGATGGAAGAGACCGCCCTCAATCAGTATTAAC GGATGATCTTCCTCTTCCTTATCACCGTCCATTATCAGGAGTTCATCGGCCAATGGCTAGCAGCCATTTAAGATCACCGTCTGCTAGGCTCAGGGGTAATTCTAGGTTAAAACCAATTGACTCTCAGAGGCTGCAGTCCTCGCAACTTCAAATGGAGGACTATGTACAAGGAAAAAGACT AAATAATCCTAATGCCGCAGAACGTCTAGGTTCTCCTCCCCAGAGGATTCCGTCTCCGTCAGGTCCTTGGAGCCGCAATGCTATGCTGCCACCAATACAAAACGAAGTATCTGCACAAAAAGAAAATGGTGGCAGCAGACAGGGAGGATTT CCACAAAGGTCAAGAGGTCGAATATCCAGTGCTGTCCACATGCAAGATGATCAGAATCGACGGACGAAAGAGAAGTTAGCAAGTCAGTTTGTTTGGGAGTCAAGTAGGCCAAACACTACTCACACATTTAGG ACTGACACACCTGTATTGAGAAGGTTGTCAACACCTAATGGGTTAAGTTTATTTAAGCAAATTCCTCCAGTACAACCAg TAACAAATACCAAAAGCATGCCAGGAATCACAGGTGTAAAGGTGAAAATTCCAGGTGTCAGCTCACACACAATGGAGTCTTACTCTAACACACAAGCTGGCTTTATGTTTATGGCTTCTCAGGGTACTAAATGA